DNA from Thermococcus argininiproducens:
TGAGAGTTTGAACAAGAGATGGTTTCATTTTTGAGGGAGTTCCAAGCTCCTGTAGCTTCATAGTTAGATTTTATAACTTCCACAGTATTCTGGTATTGCAAGATTTCATTTTGTTGGGTAGATTTTATCGCCTTTGGAACGACACCTTCACCAAAGTAAAAAACCGCTACCAATATCATCACAAGGATAAGAGCAATCATAGCAGAATACTCAAGAGAACCTTGAGCTTTTTTCATTAACATTCCCTCACAAATTTGAAAGAGTTAAGAAAAAGAAAACAAAATCATGTTCCACCAAGAGCGGCTAAGACTTTACAAGCGTCTGCATTACCACCCATACAATCATCATACAAGTTGTCTAGAGTGTCTGCAGCGTCATCATCATCCAAATCAATATAGTTACCAGTAGCTGTATTCATGTTTTCTATATCCGTCAGATACTCACTACCCGAGATATCTACAGTGGCTACTAGAGTACCTCCAGCAGAAGTGTATATCTCTAACTCATCGTTAGTAGAATCTACTACCACTACGTAATTGTCTCCCCACCAGTCTTTTGCTTGTAGTGAAGATTTTCCAAGTTCTGCTTGACTTTGTAAAGCAGCTATATCACTTTGTGATGTGGCCTGCTGCCCACTACTTGAGATGTACCTCACCACAACGAAGATGATTATCAGTGCTGCTGCGATCATGAAGAGGTACTCCAGCGCACCCTGACCTTTCTTCCTTCTAAACAACTTTTTCAAGTTTATCATTTCATCAACACCCCCTATGGAAAATTTTCAAATATAACTTACATCAAAGTTGTATAAATACCTTTCCCCCCAATTATGTCTATTATTACCTCAAAATTGATGAATATTGATTGGAAATTTTCCAATATCACCATATTACCATTGAATAAAACCCAATATAAGTCAAAATAACAACAGGGCCCATTGTAAGCATTAGGAGATGTATCAATAAATTTCCAAATCATTAGATATCTGCCATAATTTGAGTTTTTAATCTAATCTGCCATAGCTTTTTGCATTAATAAATAAGCCAACCAAATTCTATAAATATTTTGGACACTAAATTATGTATACAAAAGTCTCAAAATTGCGGTGAGTGAAATGCTGGTCTTCATTGAATGCGAAGCTGTAAGTGTGGAAGGTTGTTTGAGAGAACTGAAAGAAAAAGCTAAAATCCTCGAAGAGATGCCCGGCTCAATAGAGAAGGCTAAAATAGAGCTATCTTTTGGAGCTTTTATGGGAATAAAAATAGCTCTAAATATAGACCCAACAAAAAAAGCGGAAAAATACATAATAGCCGAATACACCTCAGGAAAAGACGTTATAGAAAGACTCCAACAAAAAATGCAGAACGGAATAACGGACACCGAAATAGTAGACTTCACTTTTGGCACATATACAATGCCAGTGACAAGAAGAAAATATGCTGTTGGAGTAGCTGTGGTAAACAGGCCTAAAAAAGAAAGGAACTTTGAGAATCCAAGCATAGAAGAAAGGCGGGCGATTTTAAGAAAGGCTCTTGAACTCTTTGGATGGAATCCAAAGGCTTTAAACATCTCTGAAATAGCGAGGCTCTTCAATGTTTCAAGGGATTCCATATACAACGACATCGAGCAGATAATGAAAGAGAGATAAGATTACTTTTTTCTTTTGAAAGCCTCGCTCTTCAGGACGAGAAGGTCAGACTGGAATTGGAAATAACCCTTCATCAGCCCCCTTGTACAACACTTATTGGCACTGGAGTCGCTGATAAAATAAATATTGCCAGTACTATCAGGGCCAGAGCTATCCTTCTCGGTGTTATTGGGCTAACCTCATCCAAGGCCCCTGGATTGCCTATTCTCCCCATCAATAATATTATGAACCCCCATATGAGCCAGCCAGCCCATAGAACACTTAAACCAATCATGGCCAAGCCGAGTCCAAAGGTTAAAATTGAGTGGAACTTCTCTCCAAGAAAAGCCCTGGCTATATGGCCTCCATCGAGCTGGGCTGCGGGGATTAAGTTCAAGAAAGTTACTAGAATTCCAACCCATCCAGCTATTGCCACGGGATGAAGGTAGATCACATAATTCTCAGGAATTCTGAAGATGTATCTCTCAAGGAGCACCATTATTAAACTCTGACCAAATGCTATTCCTCCCTCAACTTGAGCAACGGCGCTCATCGGTAAAGCGGGAGAAAGTCTCAAACCTATGAGTAAAACCGGTATAGCGACAATAAACCCAGCTATGGGACCACTTGAGCCTAAATCTATGGCAGCATTTCGCGTGGGGATTGGGGACTTAACTCTTATAACTGCCCCCAGAGTACCTAGAATATTAGGGAATGGAATGAAGTATGGAAAAGTTGACTTTACTCCATGAAATGTGGCCGCTATCTTGTGACCCATCTCATGCGTTCCCAAAATTGCCAAAACACTAATCGAAAAGGCCAGGGCATTGAGATAGATGTTCCTAATCCCAGGTAGGTTGTATTCATCAAGGAATGATATATAAGACCCCGAAAGCCAGTAGCCCGCAAAGAGTGTGCTCAATACAGTTGCTATGAAAAGCCCTATACCAATGAATGGGTTCTCTTCCTTCACTTCCTGGGCTGGGAAGAGGTAGAGAATGACCTTTCCTTCCTTCTTCTTTAGAGCTCCCCAATAGCCAAGCTTTTCAAGTTCCCGGAGAACTTTCTCAAAGTTGCTCTCTTTTATCTCAAGAACCTCAAAAGCAGTGACATTCCCTCTAGACTGCGTCTCTCCCAAAGAATAGAATTGACTGAGTTTTTCAATTAAATCTCTCGCAGGCCCCTCCTCAACCACAGGTTCAATTTCAAACCCCACAATAACCATGTCAGATCCACATTTAGGACAAGCCTTCTCCAAGAGGGCCTCATTTGAATCTATAACCTCCCTATGACCACAGTTAACACATTCATAAATACCTTTTGGCATTTTTTCCACCACTAAAAAGAAATTGGAAAGGAGAGCTTAAAAATTATTCCTCTACAATGATCTCCCCTTTATCAGCATCAACCTCAACAAATTGCCCTGTCTTGATTTTGCTTATATCTATTTTATCCACCATGGGAATTTCGGCTATTATTGCACCCGTAGCTACAATGGTTTCAGCCTCTTCGACAATTATTGCCCTAGGTGCAACCCCATTTTTCTTGAGCTGGTAGATTACGTAAGAACCAACGGTTGACCCCTTCCCTCTCGGAAAAACTAGAATTCTATTCTTCACACTCTCGCCTCTAATATCGCTCTCCACATCCTTAATAATCCCTGTCTTTGGATCAACACCTCCCAAAAAGGACAAGGGTTTTTTAGATACTAGGGCAATACCTTTGGCTTTTCCGCCAAAAATTTTCCTCCCCTTAAGTCTCATCTTCTCACCTCACGGTGCCCCGAGTATAAGTTCATCCGTGTTCTCTAATCTAACTTTCAAGCCAGCGGAAGAGAAGTAAAAGCTCGCCTTTCCACTGTTTGTTGCTATTCCTTGATACCACTTTTCAACTGGAGAGACTATTAGACAGCTATCAACTATCATTTTTCCGTTGTACCGCTCTATTACATCAGTATACCCCAAAGCGTCTGCTAAAGCTTTTACAACTCTACTGAGGGTTATTAAGAGGGGAATCTTCAAAGGTTTTTCTCGTATCTTAAGGAGCTCAACAATTTCCTTTACCTCCTGAATAGAAGCGTGAGGACACCCTATAACTATTGCATCTATTTCCTCCCACTCAGCGTTAAATCTCTCTTTAACTTCTTTAAGTTCTTCATCACCCACTTGAAGCCTCTCTACACTATCCACCAAAGCTTCTTTATACTCTGGAGTCTCCCCTTCAACGTGATAGAGGGCGATTGAACCAGTGGCGGCCATTGAAGCCCCAAGCTCTTTTAAGTGATCAAGAGCTTTAACTTTGAGACCCTTAAAGTAAGGAACGTCATTTTTCAGAGCCTTACCGAGGTGATAACCTAGAAAGCTGTAATCGGCAAATCCTCTAACTTTAGCTTCTACCTCCACTATTATAGTTGCTTTTCTGTTTTCTTCTAAATGGAGTCCATAGTTAGGGGTTTTTCCCACTATTGCCGCAGCCAAACTAGAAGGACCACCCTCCCTATTGGTTCTAGCCCCAATTATAGAGTTTGCAAAAACAACTGCCGAGCTTTCACTCCATGCTATATGGTCCCCAAATTTAGGAAGGTTTGCCCCATAATAAGGAGTACAAGTAGAGGTTATCTCAATGCCCATGGCCTTATAAAGGTTTAAAATTTCTCTCTGCTTCTCCATGAAAACCTCTTCCCCAATTCCCGCTGGGTTTAGAGTAGTGTAAACACTCACCTTTGCCCCCGCGTCTACAAAGTCCTTAAGAAACTCTATTCCTGCATCCCCAATATTTTTGTAAGAAACTCCTGCAACTTGAGCACTCTTAATTGGGATAAGTTTATCAGCGCCATAAATCTCTCCCAAGGCCACGAGGATTTCCATGGCCTTTTGAAGTGCAAAACCATACTCCCCAGCCAGTATTAACTCTTCTTCTTTCGTGAGGTACATTTTATCACCACTACCCTTTATACAAAAGAACTTTAAAGGTTTGCTAAGCATAGTATGGTCAAATAACCAGCAAGTAATGATTTCAATAATCAGATAAGATCTAATCTTAAAGGTGATAAAAATGCGAGGACAAGGTTCCATTGAATATACATTTATGCTAAGTGGAGCTTTACTTACAATCTTCCTTGTGCTTCACACCTTAGCGGGAATAAACCTCGGACCACAAGAGATCATAAATCAGATCTCCGTTGAAATAAACGAAGAACTTACAGCATACTCAAATCAAAATTGTGATGGGATTCCCAATGTCGTGATTTATTATGTTAACTATGATGCAGGAGGCAGATTTATTAGCGACATATTTGTCTTGAACGATGAGTATGTAATAATAGCCAATATCTGGTGCAAGGACGTTGATTTAAAGGGATGGAGACTGACGGATGAGAAAGACCATGTGTTCACTTTTCCAGAAATAGTCATAAATCCTGGAGACATGATAACCATTCACACAGGGAAAGGAACCGATAATGAAACTGACATCTATTGGGGAAACTCACTCCCTGTGTGGAATAATGAGAAAGATACCGCTTATCTCTATTCAGCGGATGGGACCCTAATAGACAAATGTTCTTGGAGCGAAAGAGGAGAAGGGAGTATAAAATGTCATTAAGCGTTTTTCCTTTCATTTGAGGCTTAACAACTACAACCAGAGAAATTTTTATCTTTTTTGGGAAGGCCTCTTTAGAAAGGGGGGATGTAAACACTCTAAAAAGTGAGCGCCGAAAGGTTTAAATACTCTTGCTAGTAGTAATTAGTAGTTCGACAATTTGAAAAGTAGCCGGCGATTCCTCCGTTGAGAGGATAGCTGGTAGTGGCCGCGTGAACCGGCCGGCGAGAGTGAGGCTACCGGTAACGGGATGCCAAATGAACTCTCACAAAACCCTGCCCTTGCGGACGGGGTAGTTCACAGGCTTAAATAAATCCTATCCTTCACATTTAGAATGCTAGGTATACAGCGTACGACAAGCAATTCCAAGGTAATAAGTAGTCCCTTATAAGAACCGTAAGCTTTATAAATTCCCATCAGATAAGAGATATCGGGTCAAGCAGCGGGGTGGGGCAGCTAGGAGTGCCCGCCGGGCTCATAACCCGGAGGTCGGCCGTTCAAATCGGCCCCCCGCTACCAGGTACATTTTTGTACATTGATGTACAAACCAGTGCAATTTTTGAATAAGAGATTCTTAAGAGGTTATCAATCCCACCAAAAATTTTAAAACTACTTGTGTTGGCATTTTTACTATGAGAAGTTTAAAAGAATTAAATATTGAAGAGTTGCATAGAGTAATACAACGGGCTAAAGAGCTAAGAGATCAGAACATCAGTTACTCCCGAATAGCCTCGATTCTTGGAGAAGAGTTTAAAGTTAGAGTTTCCAAGCCAACGGTTATGCGTTGGTGCAAAGGGCTCCACAACCCATTCAATAAAACAAAAGAAATCCCACTCGAGCCTTCACCAAGCTTATCTTATGTTATTGGAGTTTTTCTTGGTGATGGGAGCACAACCAAACTGAAAAATGGGAGATATATAATAAAGTTAAAAGCAATTGATAGAGAATTTGTGGAGAGATTCAGAAACGCGCTAGGGAATTTATGCATTAAAACTACCTTCGGCTTTGAACACGATTCTACACGTGTTGACAGATGGTATGCGGAGGGGAGCAATAAAACTCTTTTTCAATTTTTAAACGGCCCCAGAGAACAATTATTCAAAGTGGCGAGGGAATACCCTCGAGAATTCTTACAAGGCCTATTCGATAGCGAGGGATTTCCCGTGATTAGCGCCAAAAATAGGTTTCAAGTTCGCGTAGCACTAGCGAATTCAGATTTAGAACTTCTCAACACGACTAAAAGACTACTTTTAGAAAAGTTTGGAATTTCCACGCGTTTAATTCAAACCCACAAAAAGGGCACTCCAATTGTAATCCGGGGTGTGGAATACAAATACAACGTAAATATGTACCTCCTCTGGATCTATCGTTTAGGACATGTCTGGAGATTTGCAAAGGAAATTGGCTTTACATCCAGTAGAAAACAAGAGAAATTAGAAGATGCCCTACATTTAAGTGAAATGCCAACAGAAGAAGCCATTAGAATCTGGCACCAAAACTACATGAAAGGCTCAAGAGGATATATAAAACGACCTCTAAAGCAACATTAATAAATCCCTCACCAATAGCTCAGAGAGGGCGATTATGGAATTAGTAGTACTCGGACACGTTGCAATCGACCATGTCATCTTTCCAAATAAAGAGGAGATAATTCTCCCTGGAGGAGCCGCTACCGCTGTAGCTACTTCAGCAGCCTTAAGTGGTGCCAAAGTGGGATTAGTGACAAAAATAGGGAAAGATTTTCCAAAGGAGTGGCTCGAGAAGCTTGAGGAAATCATAGATATAAGAGGGGTTCAGATTCTTGAAGGAAATACCATTCACATATACATGATTTACCATGAAGACGGAAGTGTTGATGCTCCTGTGGATATGGGAGTAGCTCAGAAAATGGGAGAGACAAAAATTCCCGATGAGTATTTAAATGCAAAGATCTTCCATATTTCTCCAATCCCTCCTGAAGAGCAGCTTAAAGCTATAAGACGCCTAAAGAATAGACGAATAAGTCTGGACTTTAATCCAACATACATGGAAGACTACAGAACTAAAAAAGACCTTATGATGGAAATCATATCGAAATCAGAAATAATCTTTCCAAATGAAAGAGAAGCCCTGACAATAACTGGAGAAAGAGACATTAAAAAAGCTATCGAAAAACTTTATGAATGGGGAGCTGAGATTATCGTGGTTACTATGGGTGAAAATGGTGTTCTTTTATATAATGGAGAAAACTTTATGCACTTCAAGGCTCTCCCTATTGACAAAATCATCGACCCTACTGGGGCTGGAGATGCCTTTGCCGGGGGATTTTTGGCCTATTATGCAAAAGAGAAACCTATAGAAGAATGTGTAAAACAAGGGCTGCTAAGAGCAAGAGAAGTCTTGAAGAAGAAGGGAAGCTGGAGCATTGAAGTCTAATCCCTTGTGACCATTCTTGAAAACAAGTAGAGGGAGAGTAAAACAAGCACTGCAATTGCTGTAACCTCAAACTTAGGCATGACCGCCGAAAGTCCCGCTATTAAAATGTATGTCGGAATTGCCAGAAGAGATGCTACAGTGACTATTAAGTAGTGCTCCCTTGGGGCCTTTTCTCTGTCCAAGTACGCAGATTCAATAAAAATAAGACCCAAGGCCACCAAAAACAGGCCCTCAATACTCCCTACTTTATAATATACTAAGAATCCTATAAGAGCTACAAGAAATAGGGTACCAAAGAAATATGATAAAAACACCAATGGGGCTAGTACTAATACAGGCAAAATTTCCCTATAATTTAACAAAACAATGGCCATGACTATAAGCAGAATTGGAGAAAATCTTATTCCAATCTTCATAAGCTAACGACCTCCGCGATAGCTGTTTTAAGAGGTTTATTGACATCCCAATCTATTATCAACGCATAGGGAGAAAGCTTCCTGAGATAGGCTTTTCTTTTAAGGCCTAAGATCTTAATTGCAAGTTCCTGTTCTCTGCTTCTCGGTTTTAAAGCAGAATAGGGGTCAGGGGAAACAACTATTGTCTTGTAGCCATAATAGTACATCATCTTCAGGGCTTTTCTGCTTTCCTCACTTACAAGTGGAGAAATGTAAATTATCTGAGCATTTGCCGGGAAGCGGGTTCTTATGAGATGTTCCACTTGATAGGCAATGAGATTGTTCTTATCGGGTTTTGCTGTGCTCAAGAGGTCAACACATCTAAAGAAATGCCTCTTTCCATAATCCACTCTAGCCCAGAGGGGAACACTTTCAGAAAGCAGAAGACCAAAGCTTGTTCCATTTTTGAGACAGTCTAACATAAGGGAAGCTGCTGCTCTTACGGAATAGTCTATAACCTGAGCACCTAGGTAACCTGCATCAAGAACTATTACAACATCCACCTTTCTTTCGCTCTCATATTCGTTACTCATTACTTTACCAATTTTGGCTGTTGCTTTCCAGTTAATTATTTTAAATGGATCTCCAGGCTGATACTCTCTAATTGCATGAAATTCAACCCCCTCACCAATTCTGGGAGATGGTAATGGGCCAACGGTGATTTTCGTTCCCTTTGTGGAATAAGGAGTTATTACATCCTCAATAAGGGGCACGCCAATAAGTTCATCGTATAATTCAACCTCCCTATCCTTTTTGAAAAAGCCAAAAGGATCTTGGTAACTCATCCTAATTCGGGTGAACTCGTGAACTCCTCTGCGAACTTTAATTTTATAGGAAACTTCTCTAACCTCATCTTTTTTTAGCGAGAGTAAAAATTCCTTACTGCCTTCAATTATTTCAAGCTCTTCTGGAACATCTTCGGTTATTTTTAAGCTTGGAATCCTCTCTTTTGATTTGACTTTAAGCTTCACTTCTATAATCTCTCCCTCGAGGATCCTATCATGAGGAAGAATGCGCTCAATCTCTACATCAAGTCGAGGTTTGAAAAAGGCCACAGCAATGAAGAAAAGCCACATTATTGGAAGTGTTAAATAAATCATGTCCCATCTTAATGTGAAGAACGCTATTAATACCCCTAACCATAAAGCAAGTAAAAGTTGAAGTGCCTTTCCAGTTGGGTAAAACTCCCTCATATTCCTCACTCGAATTTTGGAACTGGTATTTTCTCAAGCATTCTCTCTACTACCATTTCCTGGCTGACTCTTGTGTACCAGAGTTCCCTCTTTAGAATAAGGCGGTGACTTAAAGCAGGAATGGCCACTCTCTTTACATCATCAGGAATCACATAATCTCTTCCATCCAAAGCAGCGTAAGCTCTTGAAAGCCTAAGTAAGGCCAAACTTCCCCTTGGTGATGCTCCAACTTCAATCTCCTTCTTATTCTCCCTTGTAGCCCGTACTATCTCAGTTATATAATCCAACACTGCGTCACTTACATAAACTTCTTCAATTGCCTTCTGCATTTTAATGACTTCCTCAGAAGAGCTCACCCGGTTTATATCAACCTCCTCCTTCTTTCTCCCAATTCTCCTCTTTAGTATTTCGACTTCTTCTTCCTTTGTGGGATATCCTATTCTAAGTCTAACCAAAAACCTATCTAGCTGAGCTTCTGGAAGGGGGTATGTCCCTTCTTGCTCTATGGGATTTTGAGTTGCTATGACCACAAACGGTCTCTCAAGATAGCGAGTTTTTCCCTCTATTGTTACCTGTCTTTCTTGCATAGCCTCAAGGAGAGCAGATTGGGTTTTTGGAGGCGCTCTATTGACCTCATCTGCAAGAAGAATGTTTGTAAATATTGGGCCCTCTTTGAATTCAAACTCGAGAGTTTTCTGGTTAAAGACACTAACTCCCAGAATATCAGAAGGCAACAAATCGGGGGTAAACTGAACTCTTCTAAATTTAACGCCTAAAGCCGCAGCAAAGCTCTTTGCCATTAGTGTTTTTGCCAAGCCTGGCAAGTCTTCAATAAGTATGTGGCCATCTGCCAATATTGTTGCCAGCATCAGTTTCAAAACTTCTCTTTTTCCAACTATTGCCCTACCTACCTCATTCAAAATTTCATTTCCCTTTTCGTGGACCTCTTCTATTTTCATTTACATCCTCCTCCACAATTTTAAGAGCATTTTCAAGATTCTCCAAAAAGTTTCCCCCTTGATATGAAGAACCAAAAACCTCCCTTGTTCTCTCCACTGCTTTTTCTCTATTCTCCTCTAGAACCTCATATATTTCAAGAACTGTATCAGAAATAATTTGTCTTGCAACCGTTCCCTTCTTTGCCATTTTTATAATATCGGCGAGTCTTTCAACATCGGTTCTCTTTTCTCGCTTACTCTCTCTCCTTCTCGGGATATAGGGGAGTTCAGTCTCTTCTAAGATGAATGCGAGCAGGATTACACCCGCAATTAAAACGGCGATCCACCTAACTAGATACGAACCAGCGAAGAATGCTATCAGCACAAATGGCAAAACCAGGAAAAACACAAGGTTAAACCTCATTCACATCCCCCTTAATCTTCATATAAAGATCATAAGCCCTTCTAGCATCTTCCATTGTGACTTTCTCAGGTGCATATTTCGCTTTTTCAAATAGCTTTGCAAGGGCCACATATGCTTCATGCTTATACTTCACTCTCTCAGCATGTTCCCAATGAGTCCAACTTTCTCTGTAAGGGATGCCCAAAAGTTTGAGCCATATCACTGCGTTTTTGTACAATTTGACAACTATTTCATTTGGATCTCCAAGGAAACTTATGCCTTCTTCCTCCAATTTTTTGTCAAATTCCTCTACCATCTCTTTAAGTTTTCTCCTCTCCCTTGCGGTCCTTAAATCAAGATAAAATCTAACAGCAACATAAGCCAAAAGAGCCACAAGCACTCCAAAAA
Protein-coding regions in this window:
- a CDS encoding class III signal peptide-containing protein, whose product is MKKAQGSLEYSAMIALILVMILVAVFYFGEGVVPKAIKSTQQNEILQYQNTVEVIKSNYEATGAWNSLKNETISCSNSQCTFNGETKSIDDPAFSYSDTLENAYNKCIYENDINSCKAIVYVLGE
- a CDS encoding class III signal peptide-containing protein → MINLKKLFRRKKGQGALEYLFMIAAALIIIFVVVRYISSSGQQATSQSDIAALQSQAELGKSSLQAKDWWGDNYVVVVDSTNDELEIYTSAGGTLVATVDISGSEYLTDIENMNTATGNYIDLDDDDAADTLDNLYDDCMGGNADACKVLAALGGT
- a CDS encoding HTH domain-containing protein, with translation MLVFIECEAVSVEGCLRELKEKAKILEEMPGSIEKAKIELSFGAFMGIKIALNIDPTKKAEKYIIAEYTSGKDVIERLQQKMQNGITDTEIVDFTFGTYTMPVTRRKYAVGVAVVNRPKKERNFENPSIEERRAILRKALELFGWNPKALNISEIARLFNVSRDSIYNDIEQIMKER
- a CDS encoding site-2 protease family protein — protein: MPKGIYECVNCGHREVIDSNEALLEKACPKCGSDMVIVGFEIEPVVEEGPARDLIEKLSQFYSLGETQSRGNVTAFEVLEIKESNFEKVLRELEKLGYWGALKKKEGKVILYLFPAQEVKEENPFIGIGLFIATVLSTLFAGYWLSGSYISFLDEYNLPGIRNIYLNALAFSISVLAILGTHEMGHKIAATFHGVKSTFPYFIPFPNILGTLGAVIRVKSPIPTRNAAIDLGSSGPIAGFIVAIPVLLIGLRLSPALPMSAVAQVEGGIAFGQSLIMVLLERYIFRIPENYVIYLHPVAIAGWVGILVTFLNLIPAAQLDGGHIARAFLGEKFHSILTFGLGLAMIGLSVLWAGWLIWGFIILLMGRIGNPGALDEVSPITPRRIALALIVLAIFILSATPVPISVVQGG
- a CDS encoding DUF126 domain-containing protein, producing the protein MRLKGRKIFGGKAKGIALVSKKPLSFLGGVDPKTGIIKDVESDIRGESVKNRILVFPRGKGSTVGSYVIYQLKKNGVAPRAIIVEEAETIVATGAIIAEIPMVDKIDISKIKTGQFVEVDADKGEIIVEE
- a CDS encoding aconitase X catalytic domain-containing protein encodes the protein MYLTKEEELILAGEYGFALQKAMEILVALGEIYGADKLIPIKSAQVAGVSYKNIGDAGIEFLKDFVDAGAKVSVYTTLNPAGIGEEVFMEKQREILNLYKAMGIEITSTCTPYYGANLPKFGDHIAWSESSAVVFANSIIGARTNREGGPSSLAAAIVGKTPNYGLHLEENRKATIIVEVEAKVRGFADYSFLGYHLGKALKNDVPYFKGLKVKALDHLKELGASMAATGSIALYHVEGETPEYKEALVDSVERLQVGDEELKEVKERFNAEWEEIDAIVIGCPHASIQEVKEIVELLKIREKPLKIPLLITLSRVVKALADALGYTDVIERYNGKMIVDSCLIVSPVEKWYQGIATNSGKASFYFSSAGLKVRLENTDELILGAP
- a CDS encoding lamin tail domain-containing protein, translated to MRGQGSIEYTFMLSGALLTIFLVLHTLAGINLGPQEIINQISVEINEELTAYSNQNCDGIPNVVIYYVNYDAGGRFISDIFVLNDEYVIIANIWCKDVDLKGWRLTDEKDHVFTFPEIVINPGDMITIHTGKGTDNETDIYWGNSLPVWNNEKDTAYLYSADGTLIDKCSWSERGEGSIKCH
- a CDS encoding LAGLIDADG family homing endonuclease, which gives rise to MRSLKELNIEELHRVIQRAKELRDQNISYSRIASILGEEFKVRVSKPTVMRWCKGLHNPFNKTKEIPLEPSPSLSYVIGVFLGDGSTTKLKNGRYIIKLKAIDREFVERFRNALGNLCIKTTFGFEHDSTRVDRWYAEGSNKTLFQFLNGPREQLFKVAREYPREFLQGLFDSEGFPVISAKNRFQVRVALANSDLELLNTTKRLLLEKFGISTRLIQTHKKGTPIVIRGVEYKYNVNMYLLWIYRLGHVWRFAKEIGFTSSRKQEKLEDALHLSEMPTEEAIRIWHQNYMKGSRGYIKRPLKQH
- a CDS encoding carbohydrate kinase family protein, which produces MELVVLGHVAIDHVIFPNKEEIILPGGAATAVATSAALSGAKVGLVTKIGKDFPKEWLEKLEEIIDIRGVQILEGNTIHIYMIYHEDGSVDAPVDMGVAQKMGETKIPDEYLNAKIFHISPIPPEEQLKAIRRLKNRRISLDFNPTYMEDYRTKKDLMMEIISKSEIIFPNEREALTITGERDIKKAIEKLYEWGAEIIVVTMGENGVLLYNGENFMHFKALPIDKIIDPTGAGDAFAGGFLAYYAKEKPIEECVKQGLLRAREVLKKKGSWSIEV
- a CDS encoding DUF58 domain-containing protein; translated protein: MREFYPTGKALQLLLALWLGVLIAFFTLRWDMIYLTLPIMWLFFIAVAFFKPRLDVEIERILPHDRILEGEIIEVKLKVKSKERIPSLKITEDVPEELEIIEGSKEFLLSLKKDEVREVSYKIKVRRGVHEFTRIRMSYQDPFGFFKKDREVELYDELIGVPLIEDVITPYSTKGTKITVGPLPSPRIGEGVEFHAIREYQPGDPFKIINWKATAKIGKVMSNEYESERKVDVVIVLDAGYLGAQVIDYSVRAAASLMLDCLKNGTSFGLLLSESVPLWARVDYGKRHFFRCVDLLSTAKPDKNNLIAYQVEHLIRTRFPANAQIIYISPLVSEESRKALKMMYYYGYKTIVVSPDPYSALKPRSREQELAIKILGLKRKAYLRKLSPYALIIDWDVNKPLKTAIAEVVSL
- a CDS encoding AAA family ATPase, which produces MKIEEVHEKGNEILNEVGRAIVGKREVLKLMLATILADGHILIEDLPGLAKTLMAKSFAAALGVKFRRVQFTPDLLPSDILGVSVFNQKTLEFEFKEGPIFTNILLADEVNRAPPKTQSALLEAMQERQVTIEGKTRYLERPFVVIATQNPIEQEGTYPLPEAQLDRFLVRLRIGYPTKEEEVEILKRRIGRKKEEVDINRVSSSEEVIKMQKAIEEVYVSDAVLDYITEIVRATRENKKEIEVGASPRGSLALLRLSRAYAALDGRDYVIPDDVKRVAIPALSHRLILKRELWYTRVSQEMVVERMLEKIPVPKFE